Proteins from a genomic interval of Zingiber officinale cultivar Zhangliang chromosome 2A, Zo_v1.1, whole genome shotgun sequence:
- the LOC122043557 gene encoding uncharacterized protein LOC122043557, protein MSNLSKLEFVALDISGKNYLSWILDAEIHLDAMGLGDTIKDGNKESLQNRAKAMIFIRHHLHEALKIEYLTIKDPLELWNNLKERYNHYKTVILPNARYEWIHLCLQDFKSVSEYNSAMFRISSKLKLCGEKITDEDMLEKIYSTFHASNMLLQQQYREKGFKKYSELITCLLVAEQNNELLMKNHEIRPTGASPIPEVNEKTSKNDKRQHGQKFYHGRGHGRGHGRGRGRRYGNDRSEENHDGYNKRNTTTHQKWVNNNVHQKWTNDNGKRVQSGQDNAEKKSENSCYRCGMKGHWSYPDGGIDNLTGNEDIYGNV, encoded by the exons ATGTCCAATCTTTCAAAGTTAGAGTTTGTGGCTCTTGATATTTCGGGAAAAAATTATCTATCATGGATTTTGGATGCGGAGATTCATTTGGATGCAATGGGTCTTGGAGACACCATAAAAGATGGAAATAAGGAATCTTTACAAAATCGCGCAAAAGCAATGATATTCATTCGTCACCATCTTCATGAAGCattgaaaattgaatatttgacaATTAAAGATCCACTTGAGCTATGGAATAATTTGAAGGAAAGGTATAACCATTATAAAACCGTGATTCTTCCAAATGCTCGTTATGAATGGATTCATTTATGTTTACAAGATTTTAAATCTGTAAGTGAATATAACTCAGCAATGTTTAGAATtagctcaaaattaaaattatgtggTGAAAAAATTACTGATGAAGATATGttggaaaaaatatattctaCCTTTCATGCATCTAACATGCTCCTGCAGCAGCAATATAGAGAGAAAGGTTTTAAGAAATATTCTGAGTTGATTACATGTCTTCTGGTGGCTGAGCAAAATAACGAGCTTTTGATGAAAAATCATGAGATCCGTCCAACTGGTGCTAGTCCAATCCCTGAAGTGAATGAGAAAACTAGTAAAAATGATAAACGACAGCACGGACAAAAATTTTATCATGGTCGTGGTCATGGTCGTGGCCATGGCCGTGGTCGTGGTCGTAGATACGGAAATGATCGATCTGAAGAAAATCATGATGGttataataaaagaaacacaacaacTCACCAAAAGTGGGTTAACAATAATGTTCATCAAAAGTGGACAAATGACAATGGTAAAAGGGTTCAAAGTGGACAAGATAATGCCGAAAAGAAATCAGAAAATTCATGTTATAGATGTGGCATGAAAGGACATTGGTCAT ATCCTGATGGAGGGATAGACAATTTGACTGGAAATGAAGATATTTATGGAAATgtctaa